Proteins from a genomic interval of Gossypium hirsutum isolate 1008001.06 chromosome A09, Gossypium_hirsutum_v2.1, whole genome shotgun sequence:
- the LOC107957181 gene encoding B-box zinc finger protein 24 — MKIQCDVCERAPATVICCADEAALCAKCDIEVHAANKLASKHQRLLLQCLSNKLPPCDICQEKAAFIFCVEDRALFCRDCDEPIHPAGSLAANHQRFLATGIRVALSSSCNKNTENNVLEPPNKSAPQTSMKMPAHQQHSSFSSPWAVDDLLELSDIQSLNKKEHSELGELEWLADIGLFGDQLPQEALAAAEVPQLPISQSSSTNLYRPTKYSMALKKPRIETPDEDDEFFTVPDLG, encoded by the exons atgaaaatccAGTGTGATGTTTGTGAGAGAGCTCCAGCAACAGTGATATGTTGTGCAGATGAGGCTGCACTTTGTGCTAAATGTGATATTGAAGTTCATGCAGCTAACAAGCTTGCTAGCAAACACCAAAGGCTTCTCCTTCAATGCCTTTCTAACAAGCTTCCTCCTTGTGATATATGCCAG GAAAAAGCAGCTTTCATCTTTTGTGTTGAAGACAGAGCTCTTTTCTGCCGGGATTGCGACGAACCGATCCATCCAGCCGGCAGCCTTGCTGCAAACCATCAAAGGTTCCTCGCCACTGGAATCCGAGTTGCCTTAAGTTCGAGTTGCAATAAAAACACTGAAAACAATGTGTTGGAGCCACCTAACAAGAGTGCACCTCAGACTTCAATGAAAATGCCTGCACATCAACAACATTCGAGCTTTTCATCTCCATGGGCTGTTGATGATCTGTTAGAACTTTCAGATATTCAATCTCTAAACAAG AAAGAGCACTCTGAGCTTGGAGAGCTTGAATGGCTAGCAGACATCGGTCTTTTTGGTGATCAATTGCCACAGGAGGCTTTAGCAGCAGCTGAAGTTCCTCAACTTCCGATATCGCAATCAAGCAGTACAAACTTATACCGACCCACCAAATATTCCATGGCTCTTAAGAAGCCTAGAATCGAAACCCCGGATGAAGATGACGAGTTCTTCACGGTCCCTGATCTAGGTTGA
- the LOC107957183 gene encoding protein STRICTOSIDINE SYNTHASE-LIKE 13 produces MEQKGKHKEETFLQHPVLFIVVLVFGFVLMDPFEIGPVGGIEFRPVKHDIAPYKEVMASWPRDNKSRLGNGKLEFVGEVFGPESLEFDGFGRGPYTGLADGRIVRWMGEDFGWETFAIVTSNWSEKLCARGVDSTTSKQWKHEKWCGRPLGLRFNKDSGDLYIADAYYGLLVVGPGGGLATPLATHVEGKPILFANDLDIHKNGSIFFTDTSRKYNRVYHFFILLEGETTGRILRYDPPTKTTHVVLDGLAFPNGIQLSKGQSFLLFTETSNCRLMKYWVEGPRAGTTELVAHLPGFPDNVRINDKGQFWVAIDCCRTQAQEILVHNPWMRSLYFRLPIKMKILARIMGMKMYTVISLFDENGEIVEVLEDRKGVVMRLVSEVREVEGKLWIGTVAHNHIATLSYP; encoded by the exons ATGGAGCAAAAAGGCAAACATAAAGAAGAAACATTTTTGCAGCACCCAGTTTTGTTCATCGTTGTGTTGGTTTTCGGTTTCGTTTTGATGGATCCTTTTGAAATCGGTCCGGTCGGTGGGATCGAGTTTAGGCCTGTGAAACATGACATTGCACCATACAAGGAAGTCATGGCAAGTTGGCCTAGAGACAATAAAAGCCGGTTGGGAAATGGGAAACTCGAGTTTGTCGGCGAAGTTTTCGGTCCCGAATCGTTGGAGTTTGATGGATTCGGTCGTGGACCTTACACTGGATTAGCCGATGGGCGTATTGTTCGATGGATGGGTGAGGATTTCGGGTGGGAGACATTTGCCATTGTTACATCAAACTG gtcAGAGAAGCTATGTGCTAGAGGTGTGGACTCAACAACATCAAAGCAATGGAAACATGAGAAATGGTGTGGTAGACCATTAGGCCTAAGGTTCAACAAAGACAGTGGAGATTTGTACATTGCTGATGCCTATTACGGATTGCTCGTGGTTGGACCGGGAGGGGGACTCGCCACACCATTAGCGACTCATGTCGAAGGGAAGCCAATACTGTTTGCTAATGATCTGGATATCCATAAAAATGGTTCAATCTTTTTTACTGACACTAGTAGAAAGTACAATAGAGT GTATCATTTCTTCATATTGTTGGAAGGCGAAACGACCGGAAGGATTCTCAGATATGATCCTCCAACAAAGACAACTCATGTAGTTTTGGATGGTTTAGCTTTTCCAAATGGAATTCAGTTATCTAAGGGCCAGAGTTTCCTTTTATTCACTGAGACTAGCAATTGCAG GCTAATGAAATACTGGGTTGAAGGTCCAAGAGCAGGGACAACGGAACTGGTTGCACATTTGCCTGGTTTTCCAGACAACGTAAGAATAAACGACAAAGGTCAATTCTGGGTAGCCATAGATTGTTGTAGAACACAAGCACAAGAGATCCTGGTTCATAACCCATGGATGAGGAGTTTATACTTCAGATTACCCATTAAAATGAAGATTTTAGCAAGAATTATGGGGATGAAGATGTACACTGTAATCTCGCTTTTCGACGAAAATGGAGAAATCGTCGAAGTCCTTGAAGATAGAAAAGGTGTGGTGATGAGGTTGGTGAGTGAAGTTAGAGAAGTTGAAGGGAAACTGTGGATTGGAACTGTGGCTCATAATCACATTGCTACTTTGTCTTACCCTTAA
- the LOC107957184 gene encoding probable hydroxyacylglutathione hydrolase 2, chloroplastic, producing MQMLCKASSAVASFPCSRVRSGQCLWPGMRQLCLRKGLVYGFMRLLSTPFKTLRGASRSLRVAEFCSVSNMSSSLQIELVPCLRDNYAYLLHDAETGTVGVVDPSEAVPIIDTLSRKNWNLTYILNTHHHHDHTGGNAELKARYGAKVIGSGIDKDRIPGIDIVLKDGDKWMFAGHEVRVIETPGHTRGHISFYFPGSGAIFTGDTLFSLSCGKLFEGTPEQMHSSLQRIMSLPDGTNVYCGHEYTLSNSKFALSIEPKNEALRLYAAHVTQLRNKGLPTIPTTLKTEKACNPFLRTSSTEIRQALDIPATMNEAEALGVIRRAKDNF from the exons ATGCAAATGCTCTGTAAGGCTTCTTCTGCTGTCGCCTCCTTTCCTTGTTCCAGG GTGAGGAGTGGACAGTGTTTGTGGCCAGGCATGAGACAGCTTTGCCTTAGGAAGGGTCTTGTGTATGGCTTTATGCGGTTATTATCAACACCCTTCAAAACCTTGCGTGGAGCAAGTCGGTCTCTTAGGGTTGCAGAGTTTTGCAGTGTTTCAAACATGTCTTCCTCTTTACAAATTGAACTG GTACCATGTCTCAGAGACAATTATGCATATCTTTTACATGATGCGGAAACAGGCACTGTTGGAGTTGTTGATCCTTCAGAAGCTGTGCCAATTATTGATACTTTGAGTCGGAAAAACTGGAATTTGACTTATATATTGAATACCCACCACCATCATGATCACACTGGTGGGAACGCAGAGTTAAAAGCAAGGTATGGTGCAAAG GTGATTGGTTCAGGAATAGACAAAGATAGGATTCCTGGAATCGATATTGTTCTAAAAGATGGGGACAAGTGGATGTTTGCAGGTCATGAGGTGCGCGTTATTGAAACTCCTGGCCATACCCGAG GCCATATAAGCTTCTATTTTCCGGGTTCTGGAGCAATATTTACTGGAGACACTTTATTCAGCTTATCATGTGGCAAGCTTTTTGAAGGAACTCCAGAGCAG ATGCATTCTTCCCTTCAGAGGATCATGTCTTTGCCTGATGGTACAAATGTATATTGTGGTCATGAATATACTTTG AGTAATTCGAAATTTGCATTATCTATAGAACCCAAGAACGAGGCGCTTAGGTTGTATGCGGCCCATGTAACTCAACTTCGCAATAAAGGATTGCCTACG ATTCCGACTACGTTAAAGACAGAGAAGGCATGCAATCCCTTCCTTCGGACGTCAAGTACAGAAATCCGGCAGGCATTAGATATTCCAGCCACCATGAATGAAGCAGAAGCCTTGGGTGTCATCCGTCGAGCAAAGGACAATTTCTAG
- the LOC107957182 gene encoding probable transcription factor PosF21, with translation MEKDKSPCLPPMSGRVPGFSSSGNAANTSNTISETGNLGQTSDSNRFSHDISKMPDNPPKNLGHRRAHSEIITLPDDINFDGDLGVVGAADGPSYSDETEDDMLSMYLDIDKFNSSSVTSMFQVAKSSAMTAPNSGPSAAVSMGAGTATSGEENASAGVGSSEKPRIRHQHSQSMDGSTSIKPEMLLSGSDEVTPADSKKAMSAAKLAELALIDPKRAKRIWANRQSAARSKERKMRYIAELERKIQTLQTEATSLAAQLTLLQKDSTGMSAENSELKLRLQTMEQQVYLQDSLNDALKEEIQHLKVLTAQPMPNGGPMMNFASFGASQQYIPNNHAMQALLTAQQFQQLQIQLQKHQHQFPPHQLHQLQQQLQLQQEHQQQSGEMRVRGSMPSPNRRDGPSSSDVSSTASND, from the exons ATGGAAAAGGATAAATCTCCATGTTTACCGCCAATGTCAGGTCGAGTTCCGGGGTTTTCATCTTCCGGAAATGCTGCAAACACTTCAAATACGATATCTGAAACGGGAAATTTGGGTCAAACTTCGGATTCGAATCGTTTTAGTCACGATATAAGCAAAATGCCTGATAATCCACCGAAGAATTTAGGTCACCGCCGTGCCCATTCCGAAATCATAACTCTTCCTGATGATATTAACTTCGATGGTGATCTCGGCGTCGTTGGGGCAGCCGACGGGCCTTCCTATTCCGATGAAACGGAGGACGATATGTTGTCTATGTATCTCGATATCGATAAGTTCAATTCTTCTTCCGTCACCTCAATGTTTCAGGTTGCCAAGTCGTCGGCAATGACTGCTCCAAATTCTGGTCCATCGGCTGCGGTGAGTATGGGAGCAGGGACGGCAACGTCCGGTGAGGAAAATGCGAGTGCTGGTGTTGGGTCTTCTGAGAAGCCTAGAATTAGGCACCAACATAGCCAGTCGATGGATGGGTCGACAAGTATTAAGCCCGAAATGCTCCTCTCTGGTTCGGATGAGGTTACGCCTGCTGATTCTAAGAAAGCAATGTCCGCTGCTAAGCTTGCTGAGCTTGCTCTTATTGATCCCAAGCGTGCTAAGAG GATCTGGGCGAATAGGCAGTCTGCTGCGAGgtcaaaggaaagaaagatgcgGTATATAGCTGAGCTTGAACGGAAAATACAGACATTGCAAACAGAAGCAACGTCGCTCGCTGCTCAGCTGACTCTACTACAG AAAGACTCCACTGGTATGAGTGCTGAAAATAGTGAGTTGAAACTGCGGTTACAAACAATGGAGCAACAGGTTTACTTGCAAGATT CATTGAATGATGCACTGAAAGAAGAAATCCAGCATCTGAAGGTGCTGACTGCCCAACCTATGCCAAATGGTGGACCAATGATGAACTTTGCATCTTTTGGAGCTAGTCAGCAATACATCCCAAATAATCATGCTATGCAGGCTCTTCTAACGGCCCAGCAGTTCCAGCAACTACAGATTCAGTTGCAAAAGCATCAGCATCAGTTCCCACCGCATCAACTGCATCAACTTCAGCAGCAACTTCAGCTGCAACAAGAGCACCAACAGCAATCAGGGGAGATGAGAGTTAGAGGATCCATGCCttcccccaaccgaagagatggtcCATCTTCATCAGATGTCAGCTCAACGGCATCAAATGATTGA
- the LOC107957187 gene encoding uncharacterized protein: MAYPPGNHQQEANHAPSSFNGVHLNNGKPIPESWCPGLKHNPGISMDWTLEEQVILENGLQKYALEPSVTRYAKIALDLQNKTVRDVALRCKWMTKKENSKRRKEGLNLARKIKDKRERVYPSGNHTHFAAQPNLPPYPTPMIPVDFNDGISYTAIGGVTGELVEQNAQALNRISENIAALQLQENIGLFRQTRENILKIINVLNDTPDAMRQMPQLRERIKDKMFNYLLSPPPHPMQL; encoded by the exons ATGGCGTACCCACCGGGGAACCATCAACAAGAAGCAAATCACGCGCCGTCTTCTTTCAATGGAGTTCACTTGAATAACGGGAAACCTATACCCGAGAGTTGGTGTCCGGGTTTGAAGCATAACCCTGGTATTTCCATGGATTGGACATTAGAAGAGCAAGTTATACTCGAAAATGGGTTACAAAA ATATGCATTAGAACCGAGTGTAACTCGTTATGCAAAGATAGCCCTGGATTTACAGAATAAGACAGTACGGGATGTGGCTTTGCGTTGCAAATGGATGACT AAAAAGGAAAATAGCAAGAGAAGGAAGGAAGGACTCAATTTAGCCAGAAAAATTAAAGACAAGAGG gAAAGAGTTTATCCTTCTGGAAATCATACTCATTTTGCCGCTCAACCTAATCTTCCCCCATATCCAACCCCAATGATTCCTGTGGACTTTAATGATGGTATTTCATATACAG CCATTGGCGGGGTGACAGGAGAACTGGTGGAGCAGAATGCTCAAGCCTTAAATCGGATATCTGAAAATATTGCGGCTCTTCAG TTACAGGAAAATATCGGTCTCTTCCGCCAAACTCGTGaaaatattctcaaaatcataaatgT ATTGAATGACACGCCGGACGCAATGAGGCAGATGCCACAACTTCGGGAGAGAATAAAGGACAAGATGTTCAACTACCTCCTTTCTCCTCCACCCCATCCTATGCAGTTGTGA
- the LOC107957186 gene encoding 60S ribosomal protein L38 isoform X2 → MRGKYLLGFCQEILYFVDTRESKGSARAGFQTEKSLQNFQSKMPKQIHEIKDFLLTARRKDARSVKIKKSKDVVKFKVRCSKYLYTLCVSDAEKADKLKQSLPPGLSVQDL, encoded by the exons ATGCGAGGGAAATATCTTCTAGGGTTTTGTCAGGAGATCCTATATTTTGTTGATACCAGAGAATCTAAAGGTTCGGCGCGTGCTGGGTTTCAAACTGAAAAAAGTCTCCAAAACTTTCAATCCAAAATG CCTAAGCAAATTCATGAGATCAAGGACTTCCTTCTCACAGCTAGAAGGAAAGATGCTCGCTCGGTAAAGATCAAAAAGAGCAAAGATGTAGTGAAGTTCAAGGTCCGTTGCTCCAAGTACTTGTACACACTTTGTGTGTCTGATGCTGAGAAAGCCGACAAATTGAAGCAGTCCCTTCCTCCAG GTTTGAGTGTCCAAGATCTGTGA
- the LOC107957185 gene encoding probable dolichyl pyrophosphate Man9GlcNAc2 alpha-1,3-glucosyltransferase: protein MKKKGEMEKVIKVKDKVNDGQDDDPWWWLVQEGIRPSFLCISLFALLVRVAVGLHPYSGAGTLPKFGDYEAQRHWMEITLNLPPKDWYRNSSVNDLSYWGLDYPPLTAYQSYVHGVFLKTFDPDSVALFTSRGYESYLGKLLMRWTVLSSDVLIFFPAVLYFVLVYRSMRFGMGQNSDVAWHIAMILLNPCLILIDHGHFQYNCISLGLTIAAIAAALSQKDLVASVLYCLALNHKQMSAYFAPAFSGYLLGKCLRKKNPLLEVTKLGLMVIGTFAVVWWPYLQSKDAALAVLSRLAPFERGIYEDYVANFWCTSSVLVKWKKLYSTQSLRIFSLAATLITCLPSMVQQILAPSSKGFLYALLNSSFSFYLFSFQVHEKSILLPLLPLTLLALEESRLILWLTHFAMFSMFPLLHRDKLVLAYMALYALFILVYFAPCGPGGRCHGTKTLNNTQKTKRSEDFITSITFHPLVMGFLGLCSLILHVIYLTMHPPNKYLFLFEAVIMLICFSQFVLFTFYFNSKQWMLSKHLTSKDQQKKLI, encoded by the exons ATGAAGAAAAAAGGAGAAATGGAAAAAGTTATAAAGGTTAAAGATAAGGTCAACGATGGTCAAGATGATGATCCTTGGTGGTGGTTAGTTCAAGAAGGGATCAGACCCTCCTTCCTTTGTATATCCCTTTTCGCGCTATTGGTACGCGTCGCTGTTGGTCTTCACCCATATTCCGGTGCCGGTACTCTGCCCAAGTTCGGTGATTATGAGGCGCAGAGGCATTGGATGGAGATCACTCTTAATCTTCCACCAAAAGATTGGTATCGCAACAGTAGTGTTAACGATCTTTCTTATTGGGGTCTTGATTATCCGCCATTAACTGCTTACCAGAGTTACGTTCATGGGGTTTTCCTTAAAACCTTCGATCCTGACTCCGTTGCACTCTTCACTTCACGAGGCTATGAATCTTATCTTGG GAAATTGCTAATGAGATGGACTGTTTTATCTTCTGATGTGCTGATATTCTTCCCGGCAGTTCTTTATTTTGTGTTGGTGTATCGTTCGATGCGGTTCGGCATGGGCCAAAACAGCGATGTAGCTTGGCACATTGCAATGATTTTACTGAACCCATGCCTGATCTTAATCGATCACGGTCATTTTCAG TACAATTGTATCAGCTTGGGTCTTACCATAGCTGCCATTGCTGCAGCACTCTCTCAAAAGGATCTTGTGGCTTCCGTGCTATATTGTCTTGCTCTCAACCATAAACAG ATGAGTGCATATTTTGCACCTGCCTTTTCTGGCTATCTATTGGGTAAATGCCTGAGGAAAAAGAATCCACTGCTCGAGGTGACAAAACTGGGATTGATGGTTATAGGAACATTTGCTGTCGTCTGGTGGCCATATCTTCAGTCGAAAGATGCTGCTTTGGCT GTTCTATCTCGTCTTGCACCATTTGAGAGAGGGATATACGAGGATTATGTGGCTAATTTTTGGTGCACCAGTTCAGTGCTTGTGAAATGGAAAAAGTTATATTCTACACAATCATTGAGGATTTTTAGCCTTGCTGCAACTCTTATAACATGTCTGCCCTCAATGGTTCAACAAATCCTTGCTCCGAGCAGTAAGGGTTTTCTCTATGCGTTGCTTAATAGTTCTTTCTCGTTCTACTTGTTCTCATTTCAAG TGCATGAGAAATCTATTCTGCTTCCGCTTCTGCCTCTTACCCTATTAGCCCTGGAAGAAAGTCGCTTGATATTGTGGTTAACACACTTCGCTATGTTCTCTATGTTTCCTCTTCTACACCGGGACAAACTGGTTCTAGCGTATATGGCTCTTTACGCGCTCTTTATCCTTGTGTATTTTGCACCCTGTGGGCCAGGTGGAAGATGCCACGGCACCAAGACTCTCAATAATACCCAAAAGACCAAGAGAAGTGAGGATTTCATTACTTCCATTACTTTCCACCCGCTTGTAATGGGCTTTCTTGGTTTGTGCTCTCTGATTCTGCATGTTATTTACCTAACCATGCATCCTCCGAATAAGTATCTTTTCCTTTTCGAAGCAGTGATCATGCTTATCTGCTTCTCTCAGTTTGTCTTGTttactttttacttcaattcaAAGCAATGGATGTTATCGAAACACCTAACATCAAAAGATCAACAAAAGAAGCTTATTTGA